A single window of Streptomyces sp. NBC_00464 DNA harbors:
- a CDS encoding sugar ABC transporter ATP-binding protein, whose amino-acid sequence MTRASHPPPGQVPSEGQRATALPCPSIGISDVTKRFGTVRALGGITLDFPCGQVTALMGENGAGKSTLLKILTGDHQPTEGHVLIGDDSVVLDSPARARALGIRIIPQEPEIIPHISVAENVYAGALPRKAGRRFDRAELRRRIDADLARLGFADVLDPDLLGSQLTPAQRQLVEIMRALTGSTTARLIAFDEPTSSLAEHEVDALFALIRRLRDDGIAIVYVSHRMQEIFQLADRIAVLRDGSLVGVQEASRTNEAELVRLMVGRDLSAMFVRQRVATDRLVLDVSNLTTDDVHDISLQVHAGEVVGLAGLIGAGRSELALALAGDQPVRSGSATLDGVPLPSGRPGAVIRAGLGLAPEERKAQALFMQQSVRANISLVVLERLRRSRFVRRAAERELAQHYTDRLRVRTPSVNHEVGKLSGGNQQKVVLARWLARKPKVLILDEPTRGIDVGAKAEIYQIIADLAAEGVAVLVISSELPELLGLADRVVVMQQGRITGELSHGEATEESILALAMADDIIGVSTPGATS is encoded by the coding sequence ATGACCAGAGCCTCCCATCCGCCACCCGGCCAGGTCCCTTCCGAAGGGCAGCGGGCAACAGCGCTGCCGTGCCCGTCCATAGGTATTTCGGACGTCACCAAACGGTTCGGGACGGTGCGGGCGCTCGGCGGCATCACGCTCGACTTCCCGTGCGGGCAGGTCACCGCCCTGATGGGCGAGAACGGCGCGGGCAAGTCGACACTGCTCAAGATCCTCACCGGCGACCACCAGCCGACCGAGGGACATGTCCTCATCGGCGACGACAGCGTGGTGCTCGACTCCCCGGCCAGGGCACGGGCGTTGGGGATCCGGATCATTCCGCAGGAACCGGAGATCATCCCGCACATCTCGGTCGCCGAGAACGTCTACGCCGGTGCGCTGCCGCGCAAGGCCGGCAGACGTTTCGACCGGGCCGAGCTGCGCCGCCGGATCGATGCGGACCTGGCCCGGCTGGGCTTCGCCGATGTACTGGACCCGGACCTCCTCGGCTCACAGCTGACCCCGGCCCAACGCCAGCTGGTCGAGATCATGCGCGCCCTCACCGGCAGCACGACCGCGAGGCTGATCGCCTTCGACGAACCCACCTCCTCCCTGGCCGAGCACGAGGTGGACGCACTGTTCGCCCTCATCCGGCGGCTGCGCGACGACGGCATCGCGATCGTCTACGTCTCGCACCGCATGCAGGAGATCTTCCAGCTCGCCGACCGCATCGCCGTGCTGCGCGACGGCAGCCTGGTCGGCGTGCAGGAAGCGAGCCGGACGAACGAAGCGGAACTCGTACGCCTGATGGTGGGGCGCGATCTGTCCGCCATGTTCGTACGACAGCGCGTGGCAACCGACCGCCTCGTGCTCGACGTCAGCAACCTCACCACCGACGACGTGCACGACATCTCGCTCCAGGTCCATGCCGGCGAGGTCGTCGGCCTGGCCGGCCTGATCGGTGCGGGGCGTTCCGAACTGGCCCTGGCCCTCGCCGGTGATCAGCCCGTCCGCAGCGGCAGCGCCACCCTCGACGGTGTCCCGCTGCCGAGTGGACGGCCCGGCGCGGTGATCCGGGCCGGTCTGGGCCTCGCGCCGGAGGAACGCAAGGCGCAGGCGCTCTTCATGCAGCAGTCCGTCCGGGCCAACATCTCGCTGGTGGTCCTCGAGCGCCTGCGACGTTCCCGCTTCGTACGCCGCGCCGCCGAGCGGGAGCTCGCCCAGCACTACACGGACCGGCTCAGGGTGCGTACCCCATCGGTCAACCATGAAGTAGGCAAGCTGTCCGGCGGCAATCAGCAGAAGGTCGTCCTCGCCCGGTGGCTGGCGCGCAAACCGAAGGTCCTGATCCTCGACGAGCCGACCCGCGGCATCGACGTCGGCGCCAAGGCCGAGATCTACCAGATCATCGCCGACCTCGCAGCCGAGGGAGTCGCCGTCCTCGTCATCTCGTCGGAGCTGCCCGAGCTCCTCGGTCTCGCGGACCGCGTGGTGGTCATGCAGCAAGGACGCATCACCGGCGAGCTCAGCCACGGCGAAGCCACCGAAGAATCCATCCTCGCCCTCGCGATGGCCGACGACATCATCGGCGTCAGTACCCCCGGAGCCACCTCATGA